In Nitrobacteraceae bacterium AZCC 1564, the following proteins share a genomic window:
- a CDS encoding DNA-binding GntR family transcriptional regulator (product_source=COG1802; cath_funfam=1.10.10.10,1.20.120.530; cog=COG1802; pfam=PF00392,PF07729; smart=SM00419,SM00895; superfamily=46785,48008), with protein sequence MATQKISKAPLTDTDIAIVRIAPEASFKNKAYEALKDAILKMDIYASPEPVMLDERALSEHLGVSRTPIREAIAMLEQDGFVKTVPRRGIVVVRKTKTEVVDMIRAWAALESMAARLITTTARKKDISALRTFFKDFNKDRLPQDHIAEYSKANIAFHQALISLSESQVLVDMTNDILLHVRGYRQLTIGREERMSTSLSEHMAIIEALEERNTELAEKLARDHTLGLATYVETHGQEIFG encoded by the coding sequence ATGGCTACACAGAAAATATCGAAGGCGCCGCTGACCGACACCGATATCGCAATCGTCCGGATTGCGCCTGAAGCCAGTTTCAAGAACAAGGCCTATGAGGCTTTGAAGGATGCCATTCTCAAGATGGACATCTACGCAAGTCCTGAACCTGTGATGCTCGATGAGCGCGCTTTGTCCGAGCATCTGGGTGTCAGCCGCACACCGATCCGCGAAGCCATCGCGATGCTCGAGCAGGATGGCTTTGTGAAAACCGTGCCACGCCGCGGCATCGTTGTTGTGCGCAAAACCAAGACAGAAGTCGTCGATATGATCCGTGCATGGGCTGCGCTGGAAAGCATGGCGGCACGGCTCATCACCACGACCGCGCGCAAGAAAGATATTTCAGCGCTACGAACCTTCTTTAAAGACTTCAACAAGGATCGCCTGCCGCAGGATCATATCGCGGAGTATTCGAAAGCGAATATTGCGTTTCACCAGGCGTTGATTTCGCTGAGCGAGTCGCAGGTTCTGGTGGATATGACCAACGATATCCTTCTGCACGTGCGCGGCTATCGGCAACTGACCATCGGGCGCGAGGAGCGAATGTCGACGTCGTTGTCTGAGCACATGGCGATCATTGAAGCGCTTGAAGAACGCAACACTGAGCTTGCAGAAAAGCTCGCGCGTGATCACACGCTTGGGCTTGCGACTTATGTCGAGACGCATGGCCAGGAAATATTCGGTTAG
- a CDS encoding acetyl coenzyme A synthetase (ADP forming)-like protein (product_source=TIGR02717; cath_funfam=3.30.470.20,3.40.50.261,3.40.50.720; cog=COG1042; pfam=PF13380,PF13549,PF13607,PF19045; smart=SM00881; superfamily=51735,52210,56059; tigrfam=TIGR02717) produces MAHSQDAARKVDFSAQAKSEVRKILDAVKADGRTSLTAPEGKLVCDAYNIPVPKEGLAKSAAEAAKIATGMGFPVVMKIVSPDILHKTEAGGVIVGVKTAADAEKAYDTILANAKKYKADAKIEGIQVQQMLQGGTEVIVGSITDGSFGKLVAFGLGGVLVEVLKDVTFRMAPATRDDAFSMLDGIQAHEMLRGVRGGDPVDRNALADIIVNVSQLVSDFPEIVELDLNPVFATKKDAIAADVRIVVDFDYKPRPAPRSNEEIVTAMNRIMQPKAVAVIGASAEAGKIGNSVMKNLINGGYKGQIYPIHPKADEIMGIKAYKSVKDVPGVIDTAVFAIPAKFVAAALAECGEKQIPGAVLIPSGFAEAGEPKLQEEIVEVGKKYNIRLMGPNIYGFYYTPANLCATFCTAYDVKGHAALSSQSGGIGMAIIGFSRSAKMGVSAIVGLGNKSDIDEDDLLAFFEQDPNTTIIAQHCEDLKDGRAFAEAAKRVSKKKPVVVLKAGRTSAGAKAASSHTGALAGNDKIYEDVFKQSGVIRARSLRQLLEFARGIPVLPTPKGENVLIITGAGGSGVLLSDAVVDNGLSLMAMPPDLDAAFRKFIPPFGAAGNPVDITGGEPPITYVNTVKLGLSDDRIHSLILGYWHTIVTPPMVFAKNMVEVKKEMEAKGISKPMVASLAGDVEVEEAAEYLYQNGIPAYAYSTELPVEVLGAKYKWARGAGLL; encoded by the coding sequence ATGGCTCATTCACAGGACGCAGCTCGCAAAGTCGATTTCAGTGCACAGGCGAAAAGCGAGGTTCGCAAGATTCTCGACGCCGTGAAGGCCGACGGCCGCACCAGTCTCACCGCCCCCGAAGGCAAGCTGGTTTGCGACGCATACAACATTCCGGTTCCAAAGGAAGGTTTGGCAAAGTCCGCCGCCGAGGCCGCGAAGATCGCGACCGGCATGGGCTTCCCGGTGGTAATGAAGATTGTCTCGCCAGACATTCTCCACAAGACTGAAGCCGGCGGCGTGATCGTCGGCGTGAAGACCGCGGCTGACGCTGAGAAGGCTTACGACACCATTCTCGCGAATGCGAAGAAGTATAAGGCTGACGCCAAGATCGAAGGTATTCAGGTCCAGCAGATGCTGCAGGGCGGCACCGAAGTCATCGTCGGCTCGATCACCGACGGATCGTTCGGCAAGCTGGTCGCCTTCGGCCTTGGCGGCGTGCTGGTGGAAGTCCTCAAGGACGTCACCTTCCGCATGGCTCCTGCGACCCGCGATGACGCGTTCTCGATGCTCGATGGGATCCAGGCCCACGAAATGCTGCGCGGTGTCCGCGGCGGCGATCCGGTGGACCGGAACGCCCTCGCCGACATCATCGTCAACGTTTCTCAGCTCGTCAGCGATTTCCCTGAAATCGTCGAACTCGATCTCAATCCGGTTTTCGCAACAAAGAAGGATGCGATCGCCGCTGACGTCCGCATCGTCGTCGACTTCGATTACAAGCCGCGCCCCGCGCCGCGCTCGAACGAAGAAATCGTCACCGCGATGAATCGCATCATGCAACCGAAAGCCGTCGCCGTGATCGGCGCATCGGCGGAAGCCGGCAAGATCGGCAACTCGGTCATGAAGAATCTCATTAATGGCGGCTACAAGGGCCAGATCTACCCGATCCATCCCAAGGCTGACGAGATCATGGGCATCAAGGCCTATAAGAGCGTCAAGGACGTGCCGGGTGTCATCGACACCGCTGTCTTCGCGATTCCAGCCAAGTTTGTTGCAGCTGCTCTTGCTGAATGCGGCGAGAAGCAAATTCCTGGCGCGGTGCTTATCCCTTCGGGATTCGCTGAAGCAGGCGAGCCAAAGCTTCAGGAAGAGATTGTCGAGGTCGGCAAGAAGTACAACATCCGCCTGATGGGGCCGAACATCTACGGCTTCTATTATACTCCGGCCAATCTCTGCGCTACCTTCTGCACAGCTTATGACGTGAAGGGCCATGCGGCGTTGTCGTCTCAGTCGGGCGGCATCGGCATGGCGATCATCGGGTTCTCGCGTTCGGCCAAGATGGGCGTGTCTGCGATCGTCGGCCTCGGCAACAAGTCGGACATCGATGAGGATGATCTGCTCGCCTTCTTCGAGCAGGATCCAAATACGACGATCATCGCGCAGCACTGCGAAGACCTGAAGGATGGCCGCGCCTTTGCAGAAGCCGCCAAGCGCGTCTCCAAGAAGAAGCCGGTCGTCGTCCTCAAGGCCGGCCGCACATCGGCAGGCGCCAAGGCAGCTTCGTCACACACCGGCGCACTCGCCGGTAACGACAAGATCTACGAGGACGTGTTCAAGCAATCAGGCGTGATCCGCGCCCGGTCGCTGCGTCAGTTGCTCGAATTCGCTCGCGGCATCCCTGTGCTGCCGACGCCGAAGGGCGAAAACGTTCTGATCATCACCGGCGCCGGCGGATCGGGCGTGCTCCTGTCCGACGCAGTGGTTGACAACGGCCTATCGCTGATGGCGATGCCACCGGATCTCGACGCCGCGTTCCGCAAGTTCATCCCGCCATTCGGCGCGGCAGGCAATCCGGTCGACATCACCGGTGGCGAACCGCCGATCACTTATGTGAACACCGTCAAGCTCGGCCTCTCGGATGATCGTATTCACTCCCTGATCCTCGGCTACTGGCACACCATCGTCACTCCGCCGATGGTGTTCGCCAAGAACATGGTCGAAGTGAAGAAGGAGATGGAAGCGAAAGGCATCAGCAAGCCGATGGTCGCTTCACTGGCGGGCGACGTCGAAGTCGAGGAAGCCGCCGAATATCTCTACCAGAACGGCATCCCGGCTTATGCCTACTCCACCGAGCTTCCGGTCGAAGTGCTCGGTGCGAAGTACAAGTGGGCACGCGGCGCGGGCCTCCTCTAA
- a CDS encoding IclR family acetate operon transcriptional repressor (product_source=KO:K13641; cath_funfam=1.10.10.10,3.30.450.40; cog=COG1414; ko=KO:K13641; pfam=PF01614,PF09339; smart=SM00346; superfamily=46785,55781), with amino-acid sequence MKKDAIRRKNVTPRSATEGDSETKDGGVQSVDRALLLIETLAEDDDGYRLTDLAIRTGLSPSTIHRLLTTLENRRFVQFDREQSTWHIGAKSFAVGATFARRRNFVTQAMPFLRRLRDETRETANLAAVDEGAMVILTRVESREIMRSVTKVGGRVPMVASGLGKALLSAYSEEDVFAVIRREGMPKLTSKSIVRAGELCKSLHDIRERGYSVDDEEAQIGLRCVSAVVYDDRSEPLAAISVSGKASRVPDDRLPVLGQFVRQIADELTTALGGVMPAATK; translated from the coding sequence ATGAAGAAAGATGCGATCAGACGGAAGAACGTCACACCACGCTCCGCGACAGAAGGCGACAGCGAGACAAAAGACGGCGGCGTCCAATCCGTCGACCGCGCGCTGCTCTTGATCGAGACGCTTGCGGAGGACGACGACGGTTACAGGCTAACAGATCTAGCGATCCGGACTGGCCTCTCCCCCTCCACTATTCACAGGCTGCTCACGACGCTCGAGAACCGACGCTTTGTGCAGTTCGATCGAGAACAGTCGACTTGGCACATCGGCGCAAAGAGCTTTGCAGTCGGCGCGACATTCGCTCGCCGCCGCAATTTCGTGACCCAGGCGATGCCGTTCCTTCGGAGGCTTCGCGACGAAACCCGAGAAACGGCCAACCTCGCCGCTGTCGACGAAGGCGCCATGGTAATTTTGACGCGCGTCGAGAGCCGGGAGATCATGCGCTCGGTGACGAAGGTTGGCGGCCGCGTTCCGATGGTTGCCTCCGGGCTAGGTAAGGCGCTGCTTTCCGCATATTCGGAGGAAGATGTCTTCGCCGTCATCCGACGTGAGGGCATGCCGAAATTGACATCGAAATCGATCGTGCGAGCGGGCGAGCTCTGCAAATCGCTGCACGATATCCGTGAGCGCGGCTATTCGGTCGATGATGAGGAAGCGCAAATCGGTCTGCGCTGCGTATCAGCCGTTGTTTATGATGACCGCAGCGAGCCTCTCGCGGCGATTTCCGTTTCTGGCAAAGCGTCCCGCGTTCCCGACGATCGCCTGCCGGTTCTTGGACAATTCGTGCGGCAGATCGCAGACGAACTGACCACGGCGCTTGGCGGGGTGATGCCTGCTGCGACGAAGTGA
- a CDS encoding tartronate-semialdehyde synthase (product_source=KO:K01608; cath_funfam=3.40.50.1220,3.40.50.970; cog=COG3960; ko=KO:K01608; pfam=PF00205,PF02775,PF02776; superfamily=52467,52518; tigrfam=TIGR01504) — MAKMRAIDAAVRILEKEGVVCAFGVPGAAINPLYSALKKRGSINHILARHVEGASHMAEGYTRAKAGNIGVCIGTSGPAGTDMITGLYSAIADSIPILCITGQAPRARIYKEDFQAVDIEAIAKPVTKWAVTVREPALVPRVFSQAFHVMRSSRPGPVLIDLPLDVQLAEIEFDDETYEPLPVYKPAATRKQIEKALEMLNAAERPLIVAGGGVINADASDLLVAFAETVNVPVVPTLMGWGAIPDDHVLMAGMVGLQTSHRYGNATMLESDFVLGIGNRWANRHTGSIETYTKGRTFVHVDIEPTQIGRVFNPDFGIVSDAKAALELFVAVAKEWRKAGKLKERQAWPAACHDRKRTMLRKSHFDNVPIKPQRVYEEMSKAFGRDTCYVSVIGLSQIAGAQFLGVYKPRHWINAGQAGPLGWTLPAALGVRAADPDRQIVALSGDYDFQFLIEELAVGAQFKLPYIHVVVNNSYLGLIRQAQRGFDMDYHVQLSFENINAPEIGVYGVDHVKVAEGLGCKAIRVTDPKDAQAAFAKARELMIEHSVPVVVEFILERVTNIAMGTEIDNIVEFEEVLDLPLDDAPTSPTAPSRGKLLPA, encoded by the coding sequence ATGGCAAAGATGCGGGCAATCGATGCAGCCGTGCGAATTCTGGAAAAAGAAGGCGTTGTATGTGCCTTCGGAGTTCCAGGCGCTGCGATCAATCCTCTCTACTCCGCGCTGAAGAAGCGCGGATCAATCAACCACATTCTCGCGCGTCACGTCGAAGGCGCGTCGCACATGGCGGAAGGCTATACGCGCGCCAAGGCAGGCAACATCGGCGTCTGCATTGGCACCTCGGGTCCAGCTGGCACCGACATGATCACAGGCCTTTATTCGGCAATCGCGGATTCGATCCCCATCCTGTGCATCACTGGGCAAGCGCCCCGTGCGCGGATCTACAAGGAAGACTTTCAGGCGGTCGACATCGAGGCGATCGCAAAGCCCGTCACCAAATGGGCTGTGACCGTGCGCGAACCCGCGCTGGTGCCGCGCGTATTCAGCCAAGCCTTTCACGTGATGCGGTCGAGCCGGCCTGGTCCGGTGCTGATTGATTTGCCGCTCGATGTGCAGCTCGCTGAAATTGAATTCGACGACGAAACTTACGAACCACTTCCCGTTTATAAGCCGGCGGCGACCCGCAAGCAGATCGAGAAGGCGCTCGAGATGCTCAACGCCGCTGAGCGCCCACTCATCGTTGCGGGTGGTGGGGTTATCAATGCCGATGCGTCCGACCTTCTCGTGGCGTTTGCCGAGACCGTCAATGTTCCTGTGGTGCCGACGCTGATGGGCTGGGGCGCGATCCCGGACGATCATGTTCTGATGGCCGGAATGGTCGGCCTTCAGACCAGCCACCGCTACGGCAACGCAACCATGCTCGAATCTGACTTCGTACTCGGCATCGGCAACCGCTGGGCAAACCGGCATACCGGTTCAATCGAGACCTACACCAAGGGCCGTACCTTTGTGCATGTCGACATTGAACCCACACAAATTGGGCGTGTTTTCAATCCTGATTTCGGTATCGTTTCCGATGCGAAAGCCGCGCTTGAATTGTTCGTTGCCGTTGCGAAGGAATGGCGCAAGGCCGGCAAGCTGAAAGAGCGGCAGGCGTGGCCTGCAGCCTGTCACGACCGCAAGCGGACGATGCTACGCAAGAGCCACTTCGATAACGTGCCGATCAAGCCGCAGCGCGTGTATGAGGAAATGAGCAAGGCCTTCGGCCGCGACACCTGTTATGTCAGCGTCATCGGGCTCTCACAGATTGCTGGCGCGCAATTCCTTGGGGTCTACAAGCCGCGCCACTGGATCAATGCAGGGCAAGCCGGCCCCCTCGGTTGGACATTGCCTGCCGCTTTGGGCGTGCGTGCCGCCGACCCCGATCGCCAGATCGTCGCGCTCTCCGGCGACTACGATTTCCAATTCCTCATAGAAGAACTCGCTGTCGGCGCGCAATTCAAGCTGCCCTACATCCATGTCGTCGTGAACAACTCGTATCTCGGTTTGATCCGGCAAGCGCAGCGCGGTTTCGACATGGACTATCACGTACAGCTCTCATTTGAGAACATCAATGCACCGGAAATCGGTGTCTATGGCGTCGATCACGTAAAAGTCGCCGAGGGGCTGGGCTGCAAGGCAATTCGGGTGACAGATCCGAAGGATGCTCAAGCTGCCTTCGCCAAGGCGCGCGAGTTGATGATCGAACACAGCGTCCCTGTCGTGGTGGAATTCATTCTGGAACGCGTCACCAACATCGCGATGGGGACAGAGATCGATAACATCGTCGAATTTGAAGAAGTTCTCGATCTACCGCTCGACGACGCTCCGACCAGTCCGACGGCGCCATCGCGCGGCAAGCTCCTGCCCGCATGA